A window of the Lactuca sativa cultivar Salinas chromosome 7, Lsat_Salinas_v11, whole genome shotgun sequence genome harbors these coding sequences:
- the LOC111887706 gene encoding uncharacterized protein LOC111887706 codes for MTLIIKCVDVANVPIKVEEFFLEFLMVEDTSGLGLFNVLQNALKSLDLNINCIRGQGYDNGANMKGKHQGVQKRLLDINSRAFYMPCGCHSLNLVLCDMANSCHKAKTFFGTCQTIYNVFSSSTHRWSVLLDHADELTLKSLSTTRWESHIESVKAIKTQLFQIKEALTKLAQVSDDGKVCRDAESLVDGEFSNFEFILSLVIWHEILFRINLVSKKLQSKDMILDVAIKNLEGLVNYFEKYRENGFDTAINEAKNIAENIGVEPKFPIKRVYSRKKQFDEVPNTEREQQSSQEKFRTDYFIVIVDMALTQLRSRFEQMQHFESIFGFLFDGSKLKILLDDELKKCCKKLETSLTNGEELDIDGKDLFIELQVLQEMLPDEAYKGELPWTAIQIMEFAKEMDMFPNVLVAYKILLTVPVTVASAERSFSKLKLLKSYLRSTMTQERLNGLAILSIESQFLRSVDYDKIIDVFASKNARRHRFR; via the coding sequence ATGACTTTGATTATTAAATGTGTTGATGTTGCAAATGTTCCAATAAAAGTAGAAGAGTTTTTTTTAGAGTTTTTAATGGTAGAAGATACATCCGGTTTAGGACTttttaatgttttacaaaatgCTTTAAAATCTCTTGACTTGAATATTAATTGTATTCGAGGACAAGGATATGATAATGGAGCAAATATGAAAGGCAAACATCAAGGTGTACAAAAAAGATTGCTTGATATAAACTCAAGAGCTTTTTATATGCCTTGTGGATGTCATAGTTTAAATTTAGTTTTGTGTGATATGGCAAACTCTTGTCATAAAGCTAAAACATTTTTTGGTACTTGTCAAACAATATATAATGTTTTTTCTAGCTCCACACATAGATGGAGTGTTTTACTTGACCATGCAGATGAGTTAACCCTAAAATCATTGTCTACTACTCGTTGGGAAAGTCACATTGAAAGTGTTAAAGCAATAAAAACTCAACTTTTTCAAATAAAAGAAGCATTAACAAAATTAGCTCAAGTGAGTGATGATGGTAAGGTTTGTAGAGATGCGGAATCATTAGTAGATGGtgaattttctaattttgaatttattttaagttTAGTGATATGGCATGAAAttttatttagaattaatttggtaagtAAAAAATTACAATCCAAAGATATGATTCTTGATGTTGCAATAAAAAATTTAGAAGGATTagttaattattttgaaaaatataggGAAAATGGGTTTGACACTGCTATTAATGAGGCTAAAAACATAGCAGAAAATATTGGAGTTGAACCAAAATTTCCTATCAAACGTGTTTATAGTAGAAAAAAACAATTTGATGAAGTTCCAAATACCGAAAGAGAACAACAATCATCTCAAGAAAAATTTAGAACTGATTATTTTATtgttatagtagatatggctcTAACTCAATTGAGAAGTAGATTTGAGCAAATGCAACATTTTGaatctatttttggatttttgtttgatGGTTCAAAGTTAAAAATTTTACTTGATGATGAATTAAAAAAATGTTGTAAGAAACTTGAAACTAGTTTGACAAATGGTGAGGAACTTGATATTGATGGAAAAGATTTATTTATTGAGTTACAAGTTTTGCAGGAAATGTTGCCGGATGAAGCATATAAAGGTGAACTTCCTTGGACAGCTATTCAAATTATGGAGTTTGCAAAGGAGATGGACATGTTTCCCAATGTGTTGGTGGCATATAAAATTTTGTTGACGGTACCGGTCACAGTTGCTTCCGCGGAAAGAAGTTTTTCGAAATTGAAGTTATTGAAGTCATATCTTCGAAGTACCATGACTCAAGAAAGATTAAATGGATTAGCAATTTTGAGTATTGAAAGTCAATTCCTACGAAGTGTtgattatgataaaataatagATGTTTTTGCTTCAAAAAATGCAAGGAGGCATCGTTTTAGATGA
- the LOC128127283 gene encoding uncharacterized protein LOC128127283 translates to MYMSIVESDIVCLLLNLLSVVDTLLTSGCGYGLLISRITNLSLNMFPRKQPSGAQNRKRKRKEQDLTNKLQGSLNKYFVRNENNDENTNDVETNDFVDNSKGPIETSNEPIENSNDHENNDFVDKSSDINIFDPRVWDKLDFKMKDLLVEKWPIREIENNIIFPKDALGRHFSCEFYIHKLKNGDSYDRKWLVYSKELDKVFCFCCKLFKTARSRSNLATEGINDWKHLSEKLNKHEHSFEHMINLKTWTQTRLTLRKNETIDKELQERIKKDTQHWKEVLVRIIAVVKCLAEYNLAFRGTNEKIYEKSNGNFLGVLQMIAEFDPIMKHHFQLIQDKKKSLSLP, encoded by the exons ATGTATATGTCTATTGTTGAATCTGATATAGTATGTCTATTGTTGAATCTGTTATCT GTTGTGGATACATTGTTAACTTCAGGTTGTGGATACGGATTGCTAATCTCACGGATTACTAATCTCAG TTTAAATATGTTTCCTAGAAAACAACCATCTGGTGCTCAAAATAGGAAACGAAAACGAAAAGAACAGGATCTTACTAATAAATTACAAGGATCTTTAAATAAGTATTTTGTTAGAAATGAAAATAATGATGAAAATACTAATGATGTTGAAACTAATGATTTTGTTGATAATTCTaaaggtccaattgaaacttctaATGAACCTATTGAAAATTCTAATGATCATGAAAATAATGATTTTGTTGATAAATCTAGTGATATTAATATTTTTGATCCAAGGGTATGGGATAAGTTAgattttaaaatgaaagatttgctTGTAGAAAAATGGCCTATTAGGGAAATTGAAAATAACATAATTTTTCCAAAAGATGCACTAGGTAGacatttttcttgtgaattttataTTCATAAATTAAAGAATGGTGATTCTTATGATAGAAAGTGGTTGGTGTATTCAAAAGAACTTGATAAagtgttttgtttttgttgtaagttatttaaaaCAGCTAGATCTAGAAGTAATTTAGCAACCGAAGGAATTAATGATTGGAAACATCTTAGtgaaaaattaaataaacatGAACATAGTTTTGAACACATGATTAATTTAAAAACTTGGACACAAACACGACTTACGTTAAGgaaaaatgaaacaattgataaagAGTTACAAGAAAGAATAAAAAAAGATACTCAACATTGGAAAGAAGTTTTGGTAAGAATTATTGCTGTTGTAAAATGTTTAGCTGAATATAATTTGGCTTTTCGTGGAACTAATGAAAAAATATATGAGAAATCTAATGGTAACTTTTTAGGTGTACTTCAAATGATTGCTGAGTTTGATCCAATAATGAAACACCATTTTCAACTTATTCAAGATAAAAAAAAGTCACTTTCATTACCTTAG